Proteins encoded within one genomic window of Rossellomorea vietnamensis:
- a CDS encoding VOC family protein, translating to MIKYTCLHHVSLNVTDLERAKAFYGDILCLKEIPRPDFDFPGAWYDIEGQQLHLIADPSSQTIRKDKHLSSREGHFALRVENYHDTLRWLKEKNVEVLKKPHSKSGFAQIFCADPDGNLIELNVDQKEL from the coding sequence TTGATTAAGTACACATGTCTTCATCATGTGAGTTTGAATGTGACGGATCTTGAGAGGGCTAAAGCGTTTTACGGGGACATCCTGTGTTTAAAGGAAATTCCACGTCCTGATTTCGATTTTCCCGGAGCCTGGTATGATATTGAGGGCCAGCAGCTTCACCTGATCGCGGACCCGTCTTCCCAGACCATCCGAAAAGACAAGCATCTATCCAGCAGGGAAGGTCACTTTGCCCTCAGAGTGGAGAACTACCATGATACGCTTCGGTGGTTAAAGGAAAAAAATGTAGAGGTTCTCAAGAAACCCCATTCCAAAAGCGGCTTCGCCCAGATCTTCTGTGCTGACCCGGATGGAAATCTGATTGAATTGAATGTAGATCAAAAAGAGTTGTAA